The following coding sequences lie in one Vicia villosa cultivar HV-30 ecotype Madison, WI unplaced genomic scaffold, Vvil1.0 ctg.000628F_1_1_3, whole genome shotgun sequence genomic window:
- the LOC131629983 gene encoding protein MEI2-like 6, translated as MASLALNAEAPEFHPTNQVQKLQPPYLTFSPLRHQPSYPFFYYYYPTATKHHFHSSTYFSFRFHTNQHITTATPTFPPSRGMIKEIAVEAASSEANANGDMEDRRSHRMRIPKLQWRRKGVDGAEKYPNLKSESLRKNHHKKYVNIYEQHSRASTDRKNKGSVFPVVPVRPDGDETTVMIRNIPSKYTRDMVVKFLENHCMVENAKDHDNGEENTFAFDFVYLPIDFRTGLNKGYAFVNFTKPSAAWRFLVTASNQKWELFLSHKIRDVVAARLQGKQKLEKHFDSVNFPCESEEVLPLCFSPPRDGVKKGNQRTLGRLLYKPQ; from the exons TTGGCGTTAAACGCAGAAGCTCCCGAATTTCACCCCACCAACCAAGTTCAAAAACTTCAACCTCCATACCTCACTTTTTCTCCTCTCAGACATCAACCTTCTTACCCTTTTTTCTATTACTACTACCCTACTGCCACAAAGCATCACTTTCACTCATCCACCTACTTCTCCTTTCGCTTTCACACAAACCAACATATCACCACCGCAACTCCCACTTTCCCGCCATCTCGCGGTATGATAAAGGAAATAGCGGTGGAGGCGGCATCTTCAGAGGCTAATGCTAATGGAGATATGGAAGACCGTCGTTCTCACAGGATGAGAATCCCAAAGCTTCAGTGGAGGAGAAAAGGAGTAGATGGTGCTGAAAAATATCCTAACCTTAAGAGTGAGAGTCTGAGAAAGAATCATCACAAAAAATATGTTAATATCTATGAACAACACTCTAGGGCTTCCACCGACAGGAAGAATAAAGGAAGTGTTTTTCCCGTGGTTCCAGTTCGTCCGGACGGAGATGAAACTACTGTTATGAtaagaaacattcctagcaaatacac TCGAGACATGGTGGTGAAGTTCCTAGAGAACCACTGCATGGTTGAAAATGCAAAGGATCATGATAATGGTGAAGAAAACACTTTCGCCTTTGATTTTGTCTATTTGCCGATAGATTTCAG AACTGGTCTGAATAAAGGCTATGCTTTTGTTAATTTCACTAAGCCTAGTGCAGCTTGGAGATTTCTTGTAACAGCTTCAAATCAGAAGTGGGAATTGTTCCTTTCCCATAAGATACGTGATGTGGTTGCTGCACGCCTCCAG GGAAAACAGAAACTGGAGAAGCATTTTGATAGTGTGAATTTTCCCTGTGAGTCCGAGGAGGTCCTGCCACTATGCTTCAGTCCACCTCGGGATGGTGTGAAGAAAGGAAACCAAAGGACACTGGGGAGGCTTCTCTATAAGCCTCAGTAG